A genomic segment from Flavobacterium sp. 9R encodes:
- a CDS encoding PadR family transcriptional regulator, producing the protein MNIENTKAQMRKGVLEFCILSVLKEKDAYTSEILDTLKDAKLLVVEGTIYPLLTRLKNDGLLNYRWEESTSGPPRKYYGLTEIGQTFLTELSGTWNELSEAVSLITNQKQ; encoded by the coding sequence ATGAACATTGAAAACACAAAAGCCCAGATGCGTAAAGGTGTTCTCGAGTTTTGCATCTTATCAGTTTTAAAAGAAAAAGATGCCTACACTTCTGAAATATTAGACACTTTAAAAGACGCAAAATTGTTAGTAGTTGAGGGAACCATTTATCCTTTGCTAACACGATTAAAAAATGACGGATTACTCAACTATCGTTGGGAAGAATCAACCTCAGGACCACCAAGAAAGTATTATGGTCTAACTGAAATAGGTCAAACCTTTTTAACTGAATTAAGCGGCACTTGGAATGAATTATCCGAAGCCGTAAGTCTAATAACCAACCAAAAACAATAG
- a CDS encoding DUF4870 domain-containing protein translates to METSSEKNIATFTHLSTLSQYIIPFGNYIFPILIWTSKKDQSEFVDHHGKQAINFQLSILIYSLVMAAIALPILIFTVFNNMTFDEFYHNQGLVIRNFNFEDHIGLITVGIIAALAFVGFKIAEFFLIIIAAVKTSNGEKYQYPFTIPFIK, encoded by the coding sequence ATGGAAACATCATCAGAAAAAAACATCGCAACCTTTACTCATTTGAGTACATTGAGCCAGTATATAATTCCGTTTGGAAATTATATCTTCCCTATTTTGATTTGGACTTCAAAAAAGGATCAATCAGAATTTGTAGACCATCACGGAAAACAAGCTATTAACTTTCAATTGAGTATCCTTATTTACTCACTGGTTATGGCGGCAATTGCTTTACCAATTTTAATTTTTACTGTTTTTAACAATATGACTTTTGATGAATTCTACCACAATCAAGGATTAGTGATTAGAAATTTTAATTTTGAAGACCACATTGGACTTATTACAGTTGGAATAATTGCTGCGCTTGCCTTTGTTGGATTTAAAATAGCCGAATTCTTCTTAATAATTATCGCAGCTGTGAAAACATCAAATGGAGAAAAATACCAATATCCATTCACAATTCCCTTTATAAAGTAA
- a CDS encoding DUF4442 domain-containing protein, translating to MEINVSKLNQFLLFKLPSAFLCGVRVKAINEKQCVVSVKHRWINQNPFNSMYFAVQAMAAELSTGALVMYQIQKSGRKISMLVANNKGNFTKKATGRITFICNDGHLIEEAIKQTIETGEGQTFWMKSIGTDEKGVQVSEMDFEWSVRVK from the coding sequence ATGGAAATAAACGTATCAAAATTGAATCAATTCTTGCTTTTTAAATTGCCTTCAGCATTTTTATGTGGAGTAAGAGTAAAAGCTATTAATGAAAAGCAATGTGTAGTAAGTGTAAAACACCGTTGGATCAATCAAAATCCGTTTAATTCGATGTATTTTGCTGTTCAAGCTATGGCTGCTGAGCTGTCTACTGGCGCTTTGGTAATGTATCAAATTCAAAAAAGCGGTAGAAAAATATCCATGTTAGTAGCTAACAACAAAGGGAATTTTACCAAGAAAGCCACAGGCAGAATTACATTTATCTGTAATGATGGACATTTGATAGAAGAAGCTATAAAACAAACTATTGAGACAGGTGAGGGGCAAACCTTTTGGATGAAATCCATTGGAACCGATGAAAAAGGAGTTCAGGTTTCTGAAATGGATTTTGAATGGAGCGTTAGAGTAAAATAA
- a CDS encoding START-like domain-containing protein gives MDQKVRYEIEFPINSSPQLLYQYISTPSGLAEWFADDVNSRGEFFTFIWDDTQEKARLASKKSGEKVKFRWVDDKNKDTDYFFELHILEDELTKDVSLLVIDFAEKNEIPEASQLWENQISDLKHLIGSV, from the coding sequence ATGGATCAAAAAGTAAGATACGAGATTGAATTCCCAATAAACTCCTCTCCGCAATTGCTGTATCAATATATATCGACACCTTCGGGTTTGGCGGAATGGTTTGCTGATGACGTGAATTCAAGAGGGGAATTTTTTACTTTCATTTGGGATGATACACAAGAAAAAGCAAGATTGGCTTCAAAAAAATCAGGTGAGAAAGTTAAATTTAGATGGGTTGATGATAAAAACAAGGATACAGATTATTTCTTTGAGTTGCATATTCTTGAGGATGAACTGACTAAAGACGTTTCTTTGTTGGTAATCGATTTTGCTGAAAAAAATGAAATACCTGAAGCTTCACAATTGTGGGAAAATCAAATTTCTGATTTAAAACATCTCATCGGTTCCGTGTAG
- a CDS encoding aminotransferase class IV, whose translation MINFNGILQDSDTNLLEQNRGFLYGDGVFETLKIVDGKILFFEDHYFRLMAAMRIVRMEIPMNFTLEYLEEQVLSLVKKNKIEQSARARITVYRNDGGFYLPTNNTVSFLIQTSAIVDPVYSISEKEYEVDLYKDFYIPKQLLSTLKTTNKMIHVTGSIYAKENDLDNCILLNDSKNVVEALQGNLFMRMGNTLITPPISEGCLNGIMRKQILSLAKKETNLEVVEQVISPFDLQKADELFVTNVIRGIQPITKYRKKEFEQDTAKVLNTILKQHLGMV comes from the coding sequence ATGATTAATTTTAATGGAATACTTCAGGATTCAGATACAAATTTGTTAGAACAAAATCGTGGTTTTTTATATGGTGATGGTGTGTTTGAAACACTGAAAATTGTAGATGGTAAGATTTTGTTTTTTGAAGATCATTATTTTAGGTTAATGGCAGCTATGCGAATCGTTCGTATGGAAATCCCAATGAATTTTACATTAGAGTACCTTGAAGAACAAGTTTTGTCTTTGGTTAAAAAGAATAAAATTGAGCAATCCGCTCGTGCTAGAATAACAGTTTATAGAAACGATGGTGGTTTTTATTTGCCTACAAATAATACGGTGTCCTTTTTGATTCAAACTTCGGCAATAGTGGACCCAGTATATAGCATTAGTGAAAAGGAATATGAAGTGGATTTGTATAAAGATTTTTATATTCCAAAGCAATTATTGTCTACTCTGAAGACTACCAATAAAATGATTCACGTTACGGGCAGTATTTATGCAAAAGAAAATGATTTGGATAATTGTATTTTGCTAAACGATAGTAAAAATGTTGTAGAAGCTTTGCAGGGTAATTTGTTTATGCGAATGGGGAATACATTAATTACTCCGCCAATAAGTGAAGGGTGCTTGAATGGAATTATGAGAAAGCAAATTTTGAGTTTGGCTAAAAAAGAAACCAATTTAGAAGTTGTGGAGCAAGTTATTTCTCCTTTTGATCTTCAAAAAGCAGATGAATTATTTGTTACCAATGTTATTCGAGGTATCCAGCCTATTACGAAATATAGGAAGAAAGAATTTGAGCAGGATACTGCAAAAGTATTAAATACAATACTTAAGCAGCATTTGGGGATGGTTTAA
- a CDS encoding YqgE/AlgH family protein has protein sequence MITEKLKKGHLLIAEPSLIGDLSFNRSVILLADHNQEGSIGFIINKPLKYTINDLIPEIVARFKIYNGGPVEQDNLYFIHNIPDLIPNSVEISNGIYWGGDFESTKELINSGLIGKNNIRFFLGYTGWEEKQLENEMEDNSWIIARNSYENKIIGKSSTHFWKEQLMELGGDYLIWSNAPENPYLN, from the coding sequence ATGATAACAGAAAAATTAAAAAAAGGACACCTGCTAATCGCAGAACCTTCGTTAATTGGCGATTTATCATTTAATAGATCAGTCATTTTATTAGCAGATCATAACCAAGAAGGCTCCATAGGTTTCATTATAAACAAACCCCTAAAATATACCATTAATGATTTGATTCCTGAAATTGTTGCAAGATTCAAAATATATAATGGTGGACCTGTTGAACAAGATAATCTTTACTTTATTCATAATATTCCAGACCTTATTCCAAATAGTGTTGAAATATCTAATGGAATATATTGGGGAGGTGATTTTGAATCAACAAAGGAATTAATAAATTCTGGCCTAATCGGAAAAAATAATATTCGCTTTTTCTTAGGATACACTGGTTGGGAAGAAAAACAACTGGAAAACGAGATGGAAGACAACTCCTGGATTATCGCAAGGAATTCATACGAGAATAAAATAATCGGAAAATCATCCACTCATTTCTGGAAAGAACAATTAATGGAACTAGGTGGCGACTATTTAATTTGGTCTAATGCTCCCGAAAATCCATATCTAAATTAA
- a CDS encoding HU family DNA-binding protein, which produces MNKSELIDAIAADAGITKAAAKLALESFLGNVSGTLKKGGKVSLVGFGSWSVSSRAARDGRNPQTGKTIQIAAKNVVKFKAGADLEGAVN; this is translated from the coding sequence ATGAACAAATCAGAATTAATCGACGCTATTGCTGCTGATGCAGGAATTACTAAAGCAGCTGCAAAATTAGCATTAGAATCATTTTTAGGAAATGTAAGTGGTACCTTGAAAAAAGGAGGAAAAGTATCTTTAGTAGGTTTCGGATCATGGTCAGTTTCTTCAAGAGCGGCTAGAGACGGTAGAAATCCACAAACTGGAAAAACTATTCAAATTGCAGCAAAAAATGTTGTTAAATTTAAAGCTGGAGCAGATTTAGAAGGAGCAGTTAACTAA
- the fmt gene encoding methionyl-tRNA formyltransferase: protein MEKLRIVFMGTPEFAVGILDTIVKNNFEVVGVITATDKPAGRGQKIKYSAVKEYALEKGLTILQPSNLKDESFLEELKALNANLQIVVAFRMLPKVVWEMPALGTFNLHASLLPNYRGAAPINWAIINGETKTGVTTFFIDDKIDTGAMILSKETMIEKEENAGMLHDRLMHIGSETVIETLNLIESNKVNTTIQEDNEEIKTAYKLNKDNCKIDWNQSAENIHNLIRGLSPYPAAWCYFKDNSTEYNVKIYESKIVTESHSKPIGSIVSTKKELKIAVQNGFIEILILQFPGKKRMKTFELLNGITFSENAIVA, encoded by the coding sequence ATGGAAAAATTACGAATCGTTTTTATGGGAACTCCTGAGTTTGCCGTAGGAATTCTGGATACAATAGTCAAAAATAATTTCGAAGTAGTTGGGGTAATAACCGCAACAGATAAACCAGCTGGGCGCGGACAAAAAATCAAATATTCCGCAGTAAAAGAATATGCATTAGAAAAAGGATTAACAATTCTACAACCTAGTAATCTAAAAGACGAAAGTTTTTTGGAGGAATTAAAAGCACTAAATGCCAATTTACAAATTGTTGTAGCGTTCCGAATGCTTCCAAAAGTAGTTTGGGAAATGCCAGCGTTGGGCACCTTTAATCTTCACGCTTCCTTGTTACCTAATTATAGAGGTGCCGCACCTATTAATTGGGCTATCATCAATGGGGAAACCAAAACTGGAGTTACCACTTTCTTTATAGATGACAAAATCGATACAGGAGCTATGATTCTTAGCAAAGAAACAATGATTGAAAAAGAAGAAAATGCTGGAATGTTGCACGATCGACTGATGCATATTGGAAGCGAAACAGTTATAGAAACTTTAAACCTTATCGAATCCAACAAAGTTAACACTACAATTCAGGAGGATAACGAAGAAATCAAAACAGCTTACAAACTTAATAAAGATAATTGCAAAATAGATTGGAATCAATCTGCTGAAAACATTCATAATCTGATTCGCGGATTAAGTCCTTATCCCGCAGCTTGGTGCTATTTTAAAGACAATTCTACCGAGTACAATGTTAAGATTTATGAATCAAAAATAGTAACAGAATCTCATTCTAAACCTATTGGAAGTATCGTTAGTACCAAAAAAGAATTAAAAATAGCCGTCCAAAATGGCTTTATTGAAATTCTGATTTTACAATTCCCTGGAAAGAAACGAATGAAGACCTTCGAACTACTAAATGGAATTACTTTTTCTGAAAATGCGATAGTGGCTTAA
- a CDS encoding ATP-dependent DNA helicase RecQ — translation MQEALQILNKYWKHDSFRSLQKEIIESIHSGKDTLAILPTGGGKSICFQVPALMNEGICLVISPLVALMKDQVANLQQRNIKAIALTGGIPTEEVIDLLDNCQFGNYKFLYLSPERLQSDWIMDRIKNLPINLIAIDEAHCVSQWGHNFRPAYLKISQLKEHFPKILFLALTATATPKVKEDIIKDLNLHQPAVFQKSFSRDNLAYMVFDVEDKLHRIQQILKKSPAPSIIYVRNRKSCLDIAAQLNILGFKATYYHGGLSYKEKEKNMQRWMTEETQVIVATNAFGMGIDKANVKTVIHIQLPENLENYYQEAGRAGRDGNKAYAILLNSPSDSLQAESQFINNLPDRAFLNIVYVKLCNYFQIAYGEGINEKFTFNLNHFCTKYSLPILKTYQALQFLDQQGIINLSQEFSEKITLQFLIPSKEVIRYISLNPNDEEIILAILRTYPGVYETQTPFNLSLIAKKANVKEEAVHLVLKKLTEKEIIEYHAKNNDATILFNEVREDERTINRVIKHLDQQNQLKKDQLASVIDYINNKNQCKSQLLLAYFGEKSSSECGICSYCISKSKPAYLDKELSNVILELLQKENLNSRELEKKTQKSADAIIFALQLLLEQDKIKILPNNKYTLQ, via the coding sequence ATGCAAGAAGCCTTACAAATTCTAAATAAATACTGGAAACACGATAGCTTCCGTTCCCTTCAAAAGGAAATTATCGAATCGATTCATAGCGGTAAGGATACCTTGGCAATTCTCCCAACAGGTGGAGGAAAATCGATATGTTTTCAAGTACCTGCTTTAATGAATGAAGGGATTTGCCTTGTAATATCTCCCTTAGTGGCTTTGATGAAAGACCAAGTTGCTAATCTACAGCAACGCAACATAAAAGCAATTGCACTAACTGGCGGAATACCAACAGAAGAAGTCATTGATTTATTAGACAATTGTCAGTTTGGTAATTACAAATTCTTATACCTATCTCCAGAACGTCTTCAATCGGATTGGATTATGGATAGAATCAAAAACCTACCCATCAACTTAATCGCAATTGATGAAGCGCATTGTGTTTCACAATGGGGACATAATTTTAGACCTGCTTATTTAAAAATTAGTCAACTAAAAGAACATTTTCCTAAAATCCTTTTTTTGGCATTGACAGCAACAGCGACGCCTAAAGTCAAAGAAGACATTATCAAGGATCTTAACTTACACCAACCTGCTGTTTTTCAAAAATCATTTTCTAGGGATAACTTGGCCTATATGGTTTTTGATGTGGAAGATAAATTACACCGCATACAACAAATTCTCAAAAAGAGCCCTGCTCCTTCTATTATATATGTAAGAAATAGAAAGTCTTGCTTAGACATTGCCGCACAATTGAACATTTTAGGCTTCAAAGCAACCTATTATCATGGAGGCCTATCTTATAAAGAGAAAGAAAAAAACATGCAGCGATGGATGACTGAAGAAACACAAGTTATTGTTGCCACCAATGCTTTTGGAATGGGAATTGACAAAGCAAATGTAAAAACCGTCATCCATATTCAATTACCCGAAAATCTAGAAAACTATTACCAAGAAGCGGGAAGAGCAGGAAGAGATGGCAACAAAGCGTATGCAATTTTATTAAATAGTCCCTCTGATAGTCTTCAGGCGGAGTCACAATTCATCAATAATCTACCGGATCGTGCATTTTTAAATATCGTTTATGTCAAACTTTGTAATTATTTTCAGATTGCATACGGAGAAGGCATAAACGAAAAATTCACCTTCAACCTCAATCATTTTTGCACAAAATATAGTCTTCCAATTCTAAAAACGTATCAAGCGTTGCAGTTTTTAGACCAACAAGGTATCATTAATTTATCACAAGAATTCTCTGAAAAAATAACTTTACAATTTCTAATACCTTCGAAAGAAGTAATTCGATACATTAGCCTTAACCCAAACGATGAAGAGATTATTTTGGCTATTCTTCGAACTTATCCAGGAGTTTACGAAACGCAAACACCTTTCAATCTTTCGTTGATTGCCAAAAAGGCAAACGTAAAGGAAGAAGCCGTTCATTTGGTTTTAAAAAAATTAACTGAAAAAGAAATCATTGAATACCACGCAAAAAACAATGATGCTACCATTCTTTTCAATGAAGTGAGAGAAGATGAACGAACCATCAATCGGGTGATTAAACATTTGGATCAGCAAAATCAACTAAAAAAAGACCAACTAGCTAGTGTTATTGATTATATAAACAACAAAAACCAATGTAAAAGCCAGTTGCTTCTTGCTTATTTTGGAGAAAAATCAAGCTCAGAATGTGGCATCTGTTCTTACTGCATTTCCAAGTCAAAACCTGCCTATCTTGATAAAGAACTCTCCAATGTCATTCTTGAGCTTTTACAAAAAGAAAATTTAAACTCAAGAGAACTCGAAAAAAAGACTCAAAAAAGTGCCGATGCCATTATCTTTGCACTACAATTATTACTAGAGCAAGACAAGATTAAAATTCTACCCAATAATAAATACACTTTACAATAA
- a CDS encoding AAA family ATPase translates to MQKEIIVIIGGPGTGKSTIINQLTSLGHCCYPEISRQVTAEAKKLGIDQLFLEDPLLFSQKLLEGRIKQFNDAQEEAHPVVFIDRGVPDVVAYMNFIGDDYPPHFEEACVTCTYTKIFMLPPWEEIYESDGERYENYEQAQQIYLHLKETYQNYGYELIEVPKDTVDNRILFILDRISSK, encoded by the coding sequence GTGCAAAAAGAAATCATCGTTATTATTGGTGGTCCTGGAACGGGAAAATCAACTATCATCAATCAACTTACCTCATTAGGACATTGTTGTTATCCTGAAATATCCAGACAAGTAACTGCCGAAGCAAAAAAACTAGGAATTGACCAATTGTTTCTAGAAGACCCTTTGCTGTTTAGCCAAAAACTACTCGAGGGAAGAATTAAGCAATTTAACGATGCACAAGAAGAAGCACATCCAGTAGTTTTTATTGACAGAGGTGTACCTGATGTAGTTGCTTACATGAATTTTATTGGAGACGATTACCCACCCCATTTTGAAGAAGCTTGCGTGACTTGCACTTATACAAAAATCTTTATGCTTCCGCCATGGGAAGAAATTTACGAAAGCGATGGTGAACGCTACGAAAATTACGAACAAGCACAACAAATATACCTGCATCTGAAAGAAACCTACCAAAACTACGGTTACGAACTCATTGAAGTTCCAAAAGATACGGTTGATAACAGAATTCTTTTTATCTTAGACCGAATTTCTAGCAAATAA